A genome region from Alkalimarinus coralli includes the following:
- a CDS encoding ACT domain-containing protein, protein MNSSAQQPTNQKSITQKTISTIQCRVTNTPAILERLLRTVRVRGFMLKQLEMKTNSQGLDIELEVFGERNTSMLINQLNKLIEVQSAFEIDSSFEIDSAFEVDKATTTLKSTAAERMSA, encoded by the coding sequence ATGAATAGCTCAGCTCAACAGCCCACAAACCAGAAAAGCATAACTCAAAAAACAATAAGCACTATTCAGTGCCGTGTAACCAACACCCCAGCCATTTTGGAGCGCTTGCTAAGAACGGTCAGAGTAAGAGGTTTTATGCTAAAACAGCTAGAAATGAAAACCAACAGCCAGGGCCTGGATATTGAGCTGGAGGTGTTTGGCGAACGAAACACCTCCATGCTGATCAACCAGCTTAACAAGCTGATTGAAGTACAGAGTGCGTTTGAGATAGATAGTTCGTTTGAGATAGATAGTGCGTTTGAGGTCGACAAAGCGACAACTACCTTAAAAAGCACCGCAGCCGAGCGGATGTCAGCTTAA
- the ilvG gene encoding acetolactate synthase 2 catalytic subunit — MNGAESIIEAFKQHKIDTIFGYPGGCIMPLYDALVTAREDMLNTVKKGASSSHDHYLLQHILCRHEQGCALAADGYARASGKIGVCIATSGPGATNLITGVANAFADSTPMLVITGQVPSGLIGTDAFQETDILGMTLGIVKHSYLVTEASELPAIMDEAIQLAQHGRPGPVWIDIPKDVLLAPVSCDEVSPSQTIDKTAYSRAAASDQWRQNIEQARELLAAAKRPLLYTGGGVSMANAEGTLRAFVEATQIPCVETLKGLGNSGRSYPYNLGMLGMHGSKAANLAVQECDLLISAGARFDDRATGKIDTFAPNAKIIQIECDPAETSKLKECDLSLLGSLADILPALEMPLNIKAWQQQCYISKQTNGFSLPANSDGAAPNEAINGPAFVAMLSRLSDRKSIISCDVGQHQMWVAQHYQFDHPRHHLSSGGLGTMGFGLPAAIGAQFAKPDHTIINVSGDGSFMMNAQELATIKRHKLPIKIIILDNQCLGMVRQQQELFYQERYSEIDLSDNPDFQKMADAFDIPSLYISQANQMRRGIETLFAYDGPMLLHVKINAQDNVWPIVKPGEANSEMIDETSATQPEGSAA, encoded by the coding sequence ATGAACGGCGCAGAGAGCATCATAGAAGCATTCAAGCAGCATAAAATTGATACCATTTTCGGCTATCCAGGAGGCTGCATCATGCCCCTGTATGATGCTCTGGTCACTGCCCGTGAAGACATGCTCAACACCGTCAAGAAAGGTGCATCGAGCTCGCACGATCACTATCTGCTGCAACATATTCTATGCAGGCACGAGCAGGGCTGCGCATTGGCTGCTGATGGTTACGCCCGTGCCAGTGGTAAAATTGGTGTTTGCATTGCGACCTCAGGGCCGGGAGCAACTAACCTTATCACCGGCGTAGCCAATGCGTTTGCCGACTCTACCCCTATGCTGGTCATTACCGGGCAGGTTCCCTCCGGGCTCATTGGCACAGATGCCTTTCAGGAAACAGACATATTGGGTATGACCTTGGGCATTGTAAAACATAGCTACCTGGTCACCGAAGCCAGTGAGCTGCCCGCCATTATGGATGAGGCCATACAACTCGCTCAGCACGGCAGGCCTGGCCCTGTGTGGATTGATATCCCTAAAGATGTTCTATTAGCCCCGGTTAGCTGCGATGAAGTTTCACCAAGCCAAACCATTGACAAAACAGCCTATTCTCGGGCGGCAGCCAGCGATCAATGGCGACAAAACATCGAGCAAGCGCGAGAGCTATTAGCCGCAGCAAAAAGGCCACTGCTTTATACCGGGGGTGGTGTATCGATGGCGAATGCTGAGGGCACGCTTAGGGCATTTGTTGAGGCCACCCAAATTCCCTGTGTAGAGACACTAAAAGGGTTAGGCAACAGCGGCCGATCGTACCCGTATAATTTGGGAATGCTGGGCATGCACGGCTCCAAGGCTGCTAATTTAGCAGTTCAGGAGTGCGACCTTCTTATATCGGCGGGCGCTCGTTTCGATGACCGAGCGACCGGCAAAATTGATACCTTTGCCCCCAATGCCAAGATCATCCAAATAGAGTGTGACCCAGCCGAAACATCGAAACTAAAAGAGTGCGACCTATCATTATTGGGCAGCCTCGCTGACATTTTGCCAGCACTGGAAATGCCCCTGAACATTAAAGCGTGGCAGCAGCAGTGTTATATCAGCAAGCAGACCAACGGTTTTAGCCTGCCCGCAAACAGTGACGGCGCAGCGCCCAATGAGGCGATCAACGGCCCCGCGTTCGTTGCCATGTTGTCTCGCCTGAGTGACCGCAAAAGTATCATTAGCTGTGATGTAGGGCAGCACCAGATGTGGGTTGCCCAGCACTACCAGTTTGATCACCCCAGGCATCATTTAAGCAGTGGGGGGCTGGGCACGATGGGGTTTGGTTTACCCGCCGCCATTGGAGCGCAATTTGCCAAGCCTGATCACACGATTATCAATGTGAGCGGGGATGGCTCTTTTATGATGAACGCTCAAGAGTTAGCCACCATCAAACGGCATAAACTACCGATAAAAATAATTATTCTTGATAACCAGTGCCTTGGTATGGTGCGGCAACAACAAGAGCTGTTTTATCAAGAGCGATACAGTGAAATTGACCTTTCAGACAACCCGGATTTCCAAAAAATGGCTGATGCTTTTGACATACCATCACTCTATATCAGCCAGGCTAACCAGATGCGCCGCGGTATAGAAACACTGTTTGCCTATGACGGGCCGATGCTGCTGCATGTAAAGATAAACGCACAAGACAATGTTTGGCCGATCGTTAAACCGGGAGAAGCCAACAGTGAAATGATTGATGAAACAAGCGCCACACAACCAGAAGGAAGTGCAGCATGA
- a CDS encoding aminoacyl-histidine dipeptidase, which produces MDITQLQPSTLWQYFNQLCEIPRPSKHEQQLVAHILDLAENKGLEAFTDAAGNVIIRKPASQGNEAATPVVMQSHLDMVPQKTDSSSHNFFTDPIETYIDGEWVTAKGTTLGADNGIGVAAILAVMLTDDIEHGPLEALLTIDEEAGMTGAANLEAGVLNSHILLNLDTEEEGELYVGCAGGIDVNISVPVEWEPVPDNYLALQLSIKGLKGGHSGIDIHRGRGNAVKLATRLALESRHDFPALRVCGFDGGTLRNAIPRNSEITVVLPAHQQEDFSNTVNALKLLFRNELRAADDTVDIDIEAIDSEEISQCLTKDSQSALLQALYRCPNGVIKMSSLFEGVVETSNNLATVNLNQQHCTAQCLVRSSDNAARDKTCELIKSVFAETDAKVITDNGYPGWQPVPSSPLLQTMQQVYQQTFNKEAIIQVIHAGLECGLLGEKYPEWDMISFGPTIRGAHSPDERVHIESVEKFWTYLLAVLKRLAVSN; this is translated from the coding sequence ATGGATATCACACAGCTCCAGCCCTCCACCCTATGGCAGTATTTTAATCAACTGTGTGAGATTCCACGCCCCTCAAAACATGAGCAACAACTGGTCGCTCATATACTCGACCTGGCTGAAAACAAAGGCCTTGAAGCGTTTACCGATGCAGCAGGTAACGTCATTATTCGCAAGCCGGCCTCACAGGGAAATGAGGCTGCCACCCCGGTAGTGATGCAAAGTCATCTCGACATGGTGCCGCAAAAAACAGACAGCAGTAGCCATAACTTCTTCACTGACCCCATAGAAACCTATATTGACGGAGAATGGGTTACCGCGAAAGGAACCACGCTGGGTGCCGATAACGGTATCGGTGTCGCCGCAATTCTAGCGGTGATGCTCACCGATGATATTGAGCACGGCCCGCTGGAAGCCCTGCTGACGATTGACGAAGAAGCTGGTATGACCGGTGCAGCGAACCTGGAAGCCGGGGTGCTTAACAGCCATATATTGCTCAACTTGGACACAGAAGAAGAGGGCGAGCTCTATGTGGGTTGTGCCGGGGGAATAGACGTCAATATCTCTGTTCCTGTTGAGTGGGAGCCAGTTCCCGATAACTACCTGGCTCTTCAACTGTCAATCAAAGGGCTGAAAGGCGGACACTCCGGTATTGATATTCATAGAGGTCGCGGCAATGCCGTTAAGCTGGCAACACGTCTTGCACTGGAGTCGCGGCATGACTTCCCGGCTTTAAGGGTCTGCGGCTTTGATGGCGGCACACTGCGCAATGCTATTCCTCGCAACAGCGAGATAACCGTGGTGCTACCTGCGCATCAGCAGGAGGATTTTTCAAACACGGTCAACGCCCTTAAGCTGCTGTTTAGAAACGAACTAAGAGCCGCAGATGATACGGTTGATATTGACATCGAGGCTATCGACAGCGAGGAAATCTCACAATGCCTGACTAAAGACAGCCAGTCGGCACTGCTACAGGCGTTATATCGCTGCCCTAACGGGGTTATTAAAATGAGCAGCCTGTTTGAGGGGGTGGTCGAAACTTCCAATAACCTGGCCACGGTAAACCTGAATCAGCAACACTGCACAGCGCAGTGCTTGGTGCGCAGCTCAGACAATGCAGCCAGAGATAAAACCTGCGAGCTGATTAAATCAGTTTTTGCCGAGACAGATGCGAAGGTTATCACCGACAACGGTTACCCGGGCTGGCAACCCGTACCATCGTCGCCCCTGTTGCAAACCATGCAGCAGGTTTATCAACAGACCTTCAATAAAGAGGCCATCATTCAGGTGATACACGCGGGGTTAGAGTGTGGCCTTCTAGGCGAGAAATACCCGGAGTGGGATATGATCTCATTTGGCCCCACCATCAGAGGCGCTCACTCGCCGGATGAGCGCGTGCATATTGAGAGCGTAGAGAAATTTTGGACATACCTACTGGCAGTATTGAAGCGGCTGGCCGTGTCGAATTGA
- a CDS encoding dodecin produces MSDHRTYKIIEVVGSSPQGTDDAIRNAIAECSKSLHNIDWFEVLETRGHVENGSVAHFQVVMKVGFRVDNS; encoded by the coding sequence ATGTCTGATCATCGCACCTATAAAATAATCGAAGTGGTAGGCTCTTCACCCCAGGGGACAGACGATGCAATTCGCAATGCCATCGCCGAGTGTTCCAAGTCGCTACATAATATTGACTGGTTTGAGGTTCTTGAAACTCGGGGCCATGTCGAAAACGGTAGTGTGGCTCACTTTCAGGTCGTCATGAAAGTAGGCTTCAGGGTGGATAACAGTTAA
- a CDS encoding helix-turn-helix domain-containing protein yields MLVKIKNTAELGALTKAVRKSENIRQDDVADMIDRSHVYIRDIENGKSKPNIGGILDLFEELGIQIHLDVPLSSDRVKQVLSTLNKKDSKK; encoded by the coding sequence ATGCTAGTCAAAATAAAGAACACTGCTGAACTGGGCGCTTTGACAAAAGCCGTCCGAAAATCCGAAAACATTCGTCAAGATGATGTGGCCGATATGATAGACCGGTCTCACGTCTATATCAGGGACATTGAGAACGGGAAATCCAAACCGAACATCGGCGGAATACTGGACCTATTTGAAGAGCTTGGCATTCAGATTCATCTAGATGTCCCGCTTAGCTCTGACAGAGTAAAGCAGGTACTTTCAACGCTAAATAAAAAGGATAGCAAGAAGTGA
- a CDS encoding HipA domain-containing protein yields MKRSLGVWFNNVLVGHLIEENNIWSFQYDNSWVDSQIGFDLSPSLLRSDKFILDGSTTRPVQWFFDNLLPEEQARDLIAKDQKFESSDSFSMLAHFGYESAGALTLLAEGETVAEQGEIPLSESELSERIKKLPRTPLASTAAKRMSLAGAQHKLPLIYRNGALFEPTGNTVSSHILKPDHQDTDDYPHSVANEWFVMQLAKRVGLDVPETYYRQVPEPIYLIERFDRVASEEGTLLRRHTMDGCQLLSIYGKDKYAGSTIDNLNKIIDLCRTKATAKQRLFKWMLFNTVIGNADAHLKNLSVFCEPEGMTVTPHYDLLSTTSYAEIGQWGEDELSWQLGGATYFKEVRSSHFINFGEQINLKRPFINRTISYLLKKIETESASLLKQTEEMTGDEKMSPGELRHLRTIVFGVIKDMLNQLG; encoded by the coding sequence GTGAAGCGAAGTCTAGGTGTTTGGTTTAACAATGTCCTAGTCGGGCATCTTATCGAAGAGAATAATATTTGGTCATTCCAGTATGACAACAGCTGGGTTGATAGCCAAATAGGATTTGACCTATCCCCTAGTCTGCTCCGTTCTGATAAGTTTATTCTTGACGGGTCAACCACCCGTCCCGTGCAGTGGTTTTTCGACAATTTATTGCCAGAAGAGCAGGCCCGTGACTTGATCGCAAAAGACCAAAAATTTGAATCTAGCGATTCCTTTTCCATGTTAGCTCACTTTGGCTATGAGTCTGCGGGGGCGTTAACGCTCCTTGCTGAAGGCGAAACAGTTGCTGAGCAGGGGGAAATTCCACTCTCAGAGAGTGAACTTAGCGAACGAATAAAAAAGCTTCCAAGAACACCGTTAGCTTCTACTGCTGCGAAGAGAATGTCACTTGCAGGGGCACAGCACAAACTGCCATTGATCTATCGAAACGGCGCTTTGTTTGAACCTACCGGAAATACAGTATCAAGCCACATTTTAAAGCCAGACCATCAAGATACAGATGACTACCCGCATTCCGTTGCTAACGAGTGGTTCGTTATGCAGCTGGCGAAGAGAGTAGGTCTTGATGTGCCAGAAACATATTACAGGCAAGTGCCGGAACCAATCTACCTGATTGAGCGATTTGACCGGGTAGCATCTGAAGAGGGCACCCTGTTGCGTCGACACACAATGGATGGCTGCCAACTACTGTCTATCTACGGTAAAGATAAGTACGCAGGGAGCACAATCGACAACCTGAACAAAATTATTGATCTTTGTCGCACAAAAGCAACGGCAAAGCAGAGGCTCTTCAAATGGATGCTATTTAACACGGTCATCGGTAATGCTGACGCGCACCTGAAGAACTTATCTGTATTTTGTGAGCCGGAAGGAATGACCGTTACACCTCACTACGACCTGCTTTCCACAACAAGTTATGCCGAGATAGGTCAATGGGGGGAGGATGAGTTAAGCTGGCAGCTAGGCGGAGCGACGTACTTCAAAGAGGTTCGGAGTAGTCATTTTATTAATTTTGGTGAGCAAATTAATCTAAAGCGCCCGTTTATTAATAGAACAATAAGCTACCTGCTAAAGAAGATAGAAACCGAGAGCGCTTCACTACTAAAGCAAACCGAAGAAATGACAGGGGATGAAAAAATGTCCCCCGGGGAACTAAGGCACCTCCGCACGATCGTCTTTGGGGTGATTAAGGATATGCTAAATCAGTTGGGCTGA
- the trpS gene encoding tryptophan--tRNA ligase, which translates to MIKQRVLTGITTTGTPHLGNYVGAIRPAIEASQTGDNESFLFLADYHALIKCQDPKLVHQSTMEIAATWLALGLDTDKACFYRQSDIREIPELTWLLNCVCGKGLMNRAHAYKGAVDANVANNEDPDKAITMGLFSYPVLMAADILMFGANKVPVGKDQIQHVEMARDIAQRFNHIYASKKKPILTLPEYVVDDNVAILQGLDGRKMSKSYGNTIPLFLTEKQLQKHINKIQTNLLEPGEAKDPDSSTVFQIWQAFADETQTAEMRQAFAEGIGWGDAKKRLFSLINEEIGESRERYNDLLARPQDIEAELQKGAEKARKLSQSMMDKVREAVGIYGLK; encoded by the coding sequence ATGATTAAGCAGCGGGTTTTAACCGGAATAACCACCACAGGCACACCTCACTTGGGAAACTATGTCGGTGCCATCAGACCCGCAATAGAGGCCAGCCAAACAGGGGACAACGAGTCATTTCTGTTTTTGGCCGACTACCATGCGTTGATTAAGTGCCAGGATCCCAAGCTGGTACACCAGTCAACCATGGAAATTGCCGCAACCTGGCTTGCATTAGGGCTGGATACCGACAAGGCCTGTTTCTACCGACAGTCCGACATCCGTGAAATTCCAGAGCTTACCTGGCTACTGAACTGTGTCTGCGGTAAAGGGCTGATGAACCGTGCCCACGCCTACAAAGGTGCGGTAGATGCCAATGTTGCGAACAACGAAGATCCTGATAAGGCCATTACCATGGGCTTATTCAGCTACCCTGTGTTAATGGCGGCAGATATCCTAATGTTTGGGGCTAACAAGGTGCCTGTTGGTAAAGACCAGATTCAACACGTAGAAATGGCCCGAGACATCGCGCAGCGCTTTAACCATATTTATGCCAGCAAAAAGAAACCCATACTGACACTGCCTGAATATGTCGTCGATGATAACGTGGCCATTCTACAAGGTCTTGATGGCCGAAAGATGAGCAAGAGTTATGGTAATACCATTCCATTATTTCTGACCGAAAAACAACTTCAGAAACACATCAACAAAATACAGACCAACCTGCTTGAGCCCGGCGAAGCAAAAGACCCGGACAGCTCAACCGTATTTCAAATTTGGCAGGCCTTTGCAGATGAAACACAGACCGCAGAAATGCGCCAGGCATTTGCTGAAGGCATTGGCTGGGGCGATGCTAAAAAGCGTTTATTCTCATTAATAAACGAAGAGATTGGTGAATCCCGCGAGCGCTATAATGACTTACTGGCTCGACCACAGGATATTGAAGCCGAGTTGCAGAAAGGAGCCGAAAAGGCTCGCAAACTTAGCCAGAGCATGATGGATAAGGTTCGTGAAGCCGTCGGTATTTACGGTCTAAAGTAG